CCATATCCCAAGGGATGGGCCCACGCAATGGGGACGGGTTTGGAGATATAAGCGCCGATGCCTCGCTGGGCGCAGGTTTAGCGGATAGTTGTGCAGCCTGCCACGGACGTCCACGTAGCTCGGCAGGATTTGGTGGGGACGTGTTTACCCGCCCGGATAGTCGGGATGCCCCGCATTTATTCGGGTTAGGGCTTATCGAAATGCTTGCAGATGAAATTACCCAAGATCTTCGGAAAATCCGGGATCAGGCCATTGCCAGAGCCAAGGGTGGACGAGGCGTGGAGGTGTCGTTGAAGAGTAAAGGCATTTCCTATGGAAAAATCAGAGTCAATCCTGACGGTTCGGTCGATCCCTCACACCTGGAAGGTGTCGATCCGGATTTGCGGGTACGGCCATTTTTTCATCACGGTGGCACCATTTCCATCAGGGAATTTGTGGTGGGGGCATTGAATGGGGAAATGGGGATGGAGGCATTTGATCCCGATCTGGCAAAGGCTGCTGACGGTGAGGAAGTGGTCACACCATCGGGAATGGTGTTAAACGGAAAGACCGATACCATCGAAACGCCTCCGGCTTTCAGTGAAAGTGATGATTCGGATCGAGATGGGGTTGCCAATGAAGTGCCCGTGAGCCTGGTGGACCATCTTGAGTTCTATTTATTGAATTATTTTAAGCCCGCCATTGGGCGTGAGACGAAAGATAGCAAGAGGGGGCAGAGGCTCTTTCAAGACATTCAATGCACCAGCTGTCATATCCAAAATTTAGTCATTGAGAAAGATCGTCGTGTGGCTGATGTGGAAACCACTTATGACCGTCGACGAGGGATTTTCAATGATCTTTTCGCCGTGGCCACTCCTTTGTTCCAAGAAGTCCAGGGTTCGGGTTCTCCTTCGGTGAAAAAACCCAAAGGTAAGCGCTTTGTCGTCAAAAATATCTATGCGGATTTCAAACGCCATGACTTAGGCTCAACCTATTGGGAGCGCAATTTTGATGGTTCTTTGACTAAGGAGTTTATGACCGAACCACTATGGGGAGTAGGTACAACTGCTCCTTACGGTCATGACGGGCGGAGTATCGATCTATGGTCGGTCATTATGCGGCATGGAGGAGAGGCGAAAGATGCACGGGATCGCTTTGCCCGATTATCGGAGGAGCAGCAAGGGCAGATTATCGATTTTCTACAGACTCTGGTTTTGTTTCCACCGGACGATACGGCTTCCAATTTAAATCCTGGCGATTCTCAAGCCCAGAATTTTCCGCAATATGGACATGGAAATATAGCCTTGCCCGCGTTATTCAACAATCCTAGCGATTTGGAATAAAGGAAGTTTTCTATATTCTTATCTGCCTAATGGAATCAAGCCCGTGATCCGTAAGGTCACGGGCTTGAACCCTCTTTCGCAATTTGGGATGTTTCCCATTGTCTTTCTCTTTTTTGTGCGATCCAACATCGAACGGGATAAGAAAACCATCTGGATTTCAACCAGGTGGCTTCTCACGCCTCCCTTGTCTCTCGCCGCATCTCTCGTTGCTGTGTGTTCTAGCCCTATCCTGATGGACTATTTTTAGAATTATCGGGTGGCGAAAATCACGTCACGTATCGATTTGAAATTAAAAGAAGACATTTCTTGTCTTCAAGAATGTTCAGAGACCTGGGAGGAAAATGGGTTAATTATTC
The sequence above is a segment of the Nitrospira sp. MA-1 genome. Coding sequences within it:
- a CDS encoding di-heme oxidoredictase family protein; this encodes MSLFFLFLVLGTMSFVKVLSGAQAQETDIFQHPNSEQAGIKKSLEQQIGAGRGDINTPDSSLYIINRDPFRSIRRGRNLFQRKFTISQGMGPRNGDGFGDISADASLGAGLADSCAACHGRPRSSAGFGGDVFTRPDSRDAPHLFGLGLIEMLADEITQDLRKIRDQAIARAKGGRGVEVSLKSKGISYGKIRVNPDGSVDPSHLEGVDPDLRVRPFFHHGGTISIREFVVGALNGEMGMEAFDPDLAKAADGEEVVTPSGMVLNGKTDTIETPPAFSESDDSDRDGVANEVPVSLVDHLEFYLLNYFKPAIGRETKDSKRGQRLFQDIQCTSCHIQNLVIEKDRRVADVETTYDRRRGIFNDLFAVATPLFQEVQGSGSPSVKKPKGKRFVVKNIYADFKRHDLGSTYWERNFDGSLTKEFMTEPLWGVGTTAPYGHDGRSIDLWSVIMRHGGEAKDARDRFARLSEEQQGQIIDFLQTLVLFPPDDTASNLNPGDSQAQNFPQYGHGNIALPALFNNPSDLE